Proteins from a genomic interval of Rhodococcoides fascians A25f:
- a CDS encoding OB-fold nucleic acid binding domain-containing protein has product MAPAAAGYFRRLTRKLTEDIDQLDAEEMAESSEASGARRACDCSRGEEVTMLGRLRSVEACSKAANANIEAEFFDGTDTVTLVWIGRRKIAGIEPGKTVLVRGRVGERDGRKIVYNPYYELRDDS; this is encoded by the coding sequence ATGGCACCCGCTGCCGCAGGATACTTTCGCCGGTTGACGCGAAAGTTGACCGAGGACATCGATCAGCTCGACGCCGAGGAGATGGCCGAATCTTCCGAAGCCTCCGGTGCCCGACGCGCATGCGATTGCTCGCGCGGCGAGGAAGTCACGATGTTGGGTCGATTGCGCAGCGTGGAAGCGTGTTCCAAGGCCGCCAACGCAAACATCGAGGCCGAGTTCTTCGACGGTACCGACACGGTGACGCTCGTGTGGATCGGTCGGCGGAAGATCGCCGGTATCGAGCCGGGCAAGACCGTCCTCGTTCGTGGGCGCGTCGGTGAACGCGACGGCCGCAAGATCGTCTACAACCCCTACTACGAACTGCGCGACGACAGCTGA
- a CDS encoding alpha/beta fold hydrolase, translating into MHSRFDTLAAVVLPGTGSDARFAEDAFSAAFAGVGLTTIAVEPDPTGVVESYVGALNAATRRHGRIVVAGISLGAAVAARWAADNASSTAALALALPAWTGDPAGTPAALSAQFTARSLREVGLDAVTTAMSSSSPEWLARTLRRSWASQWPALPDALDEAARHRSLGLDELARIELPTVVVGAVNDAVHPIEVARNWARALPNCVLRTVTLDMIGNDAGCLGRAVVDGLDLGSPQPPSC; encoded by the coding sequence GTGCACAGCCGATTCGACACCCTCGCCGCGGTCGTTCTACCTGGTACGGGATCGGACGCCCGGTTTGCCGAAGACGCATTCTCGGCAGCGTTCGCCGGTGTGGGATTGACCACCATCGCCGTCGAACCCGATCCGACCGGCGTGGTCGAGAGCTACGTCGGCGCGCTGAACGCCGCAACGCGCAGGCACGGCCGAATCGTCGTGGCAGGAATCTCCCTCGGTGCCGCGGTCGCAGCACGGTGGGCTGCCGACAACGCGTCGAGCACTGCAGCGCTGGCGCTCGCTCTACCGGCATGGACCGGCGACCCGGCGGGCACTCCCGCGGCCCTCAGCGCCCAGTTCACCGCTCGATCGCTGCGTGAGGTGGGGCTCGATGCCGTCACCACGGCCATGTCGTCGTCGAGCCCCGAATGGCTCGCTCGCACCTTGCGGCGATCCTGGGCCTCCCAGTGGCCGGCTCTTCCCGATGCCTTGGACGAGGCAGCGCGACACCGGAGCCTCGGGCTCGACGAGCTCGCACGGATCGAGTTGCCGACCGTCGTCGTCGGCGCGGTGAACGACGCGGTGCATCCGATCGAGGTGGCGCGGAACTGGGCGCGCGCGCTACCGAACTGCGTACTCAGAACGGTGACGCTCGACATGATCGGCAACGACGCAGGATGTCTTGGCCGTGCGGTTGTCGACGGTCTCGACCTGGGGTCGCCTCAACCGCCCAGTTGCTGA